The genomic region CGCCCGTGCGCCAGTTGCGCCCCTCCATGTCTGGGAACGCCTTGTAGATGACTTCGCCGGACGCAATGGCAATGAGGTAGCTCGGGATCGCGACCGGCTGGTCGTAGACGTACTCGATGCtcttgccgagctcgagctcctggTCGGGGGCCGGCGACTTGCGGAGGGCAGACATGAGCACGGGGAGCGTAGAAGTCACGCGCGAGCTGTAAGTCGCCTTCATAGCTGGCGTGTCCTGACACGGCAGCATGGAACGGCCGTGGATCGCCTGGGCCTGTGAGTAGAGGTACGGGTACTTGCCGCTCTTGGTCTGGACTGGGTTGAGCCATCCAACCGCCGTGCAGTCCTTGGTCGTGGAGTACGTGACCTTGATCTGCGTGGTCTGCCGTTAGCTGAGAATATCTGTGGAATCATCGAGCAGAACTCCATGGCGACTACACAAGAGTCTGCGCTCCTGGCTGTCGAAGCTGAACGCGTTTTGTCACCGGCTCCTCAAGGCGGACAACGTATTCGAAAAGAGAGCCACTCCTCTCGGGTTCAGACAGCAGTGCCCTTGTCTTGGCCGCGATGGGCCAAGGTATGGTGAGGCTTCAAGTCCCTCATGACTCCGAAAGAGAACACCCCAGTGTCGTCGACATGCCACATCGAACtgacctcgcccttcttgagAGTCTTGGGCAGCTTGACACGTAGCGCCTGGCCCATGACGTCGATCCGCTCATCAAGATTCCAGTCGCCCTTAGCTCCATCGATATCTACTGCCTCGACGGAGAGGTACGATGTGTCGagcacgacctcgtcgacgtccgTGACCGCCTCGAAGGCAAGCGCTGCGCTGCCGCCAAACGTCTTGGCCGTCCAGTCGATCGCCCACACCAAATCAATATGGGTGGTGCGGATCTCCAAGTAGTTGGACAGTGTGGAGAGGTCACGGTCCGCACCGGTCGGCGGAGTGTACAGCGGGGAGAAGGACATGGTGAGCTGAACTGAAGAGGGTGATGTGGAGTTGGAAACGGGTAAGTTTGTCCCATGTGATACCTTTGTGGTGAGCCTCCACCAGTGACAGTTGTGGTGACGATGACGTCGGTCAAGTCCGACATTTGCTCCGTGCAGGATTCGAACCGAGTCTATGGGGCAGATCCACGTGGCGTGCCTTAGATCGTCATCTTTGCACGGGGGTCAACTTGTCTCGCACTTTGTCatctctcactctctccaTGCCTGTACTTTTACAAACAATGTCTTCACGACTAGAAGCCACTTCGGCCATTGTGAGTTGAAAGAGATATAGCTAAGACGGCTGTGATGATAGCTAACGTCAGCTCGGCGAATACATGCTCAAAGGATGGACGCTGACCGACCTTGTGTGCAGGCAGTGCCAGACGACTCCTCTCATGCGCCAGCCAgcggccgaggcccagCGCGAGGGTCGCGCGCCGATACAGTTCTGCGCTTCGTGCGACGGCGGTCCCAGCGGGGCTTCTGCGTCCTCACCAGGCGGGGCGAGCCAGTACGAGTCTGCCGCTTCCCAAGAGCTCTCTCCACCTAGCACGCCGACCCGCACTCGCGACATCTTTTCCCTCTCCGGGGCCTCTCCaacgccaccgccagccTCTCACGCTGCCTCTGCCGTTGGAGACCCTGACGCAGCTGCCGACGCCATCTCcgaccttctcctcaaGGGTTACGCCcttctctcctccacctgcCCAGAGTCGACATGCAGAGGCATCCCACTGGTCGGATTCCCGCGCCGTCGGGATGGGAGCAATGACCCGCGCCGCGAGTGTGTGTCCTGTGGACAACGCTGGGTCGATGAGAAGGACCTCGCTGCGTCTGGTCTCAGGGTGTCTgcgagcgtgtcgagcgCCGCAACCTCGCTGGTCGCGACGCCAACACCAGCGCGCGCGGGCCCTCCCTTACGGCCTGCTACGCCGAGTGAGACCGGAGACGAGGCAGAGAGCCCGCAAACGCGCGCCCGCCGTGAGCTGTACGACCAGGGTAACGCAATCATGCAGGCTcgcgcggacgcggacgccatgaagaaggccgaggaggaggcacTCAAGATGGCAGGCCTGGATGGCCGCGGTATGCCGCTGGTCCTTGAGGCCGGGCCATCGACTCTCGAGGTGAAGAGCAAGCGTAgtgagaagaagaagaaggacaagggtCCCACCCCCTCGATCCGCAGCCGGCCGTTCGCTTCAGACGACCACCGCCCTGCCTCGCCCGATGGCAAGCtccgcgtcgtccttgtcacCACTGGCTCGGTGGCCAGTATCAAGATGCCGCTgatcgtcgaggcgctgggtGCCGACGCGAACGTTGAGGTGCAGGTCGTCGCAACGGGCTCAAGCTTGCACTTCTACGACTCGAGTGCGATCGAGGCAGCgcacgacggcgtcggtgTCTGGGCCGACGCGGACGAGTGGAGCGACTGGAAGAAGATCGGCGACCCAATTTTGCACATTGAGCTGCGGCGGTGGGCTGAcctcgttgtcgtcgtGCCTTGCAGTGCGGACATGCTTGCGAAGATTGCCGGCGGCATTTGCGACAACCTCGCGGTGAGTACATACCGCCTTGGACTGATGTTTGgaagctgacgacagctCTCGATGCTCCGCGCACTCGATGGCACGCCGGTCGTACTGTGTCCCGCCATGAACACATTCATGTACAGCCACCCGCTCACGCAGCGGCACGTCCAGTTCCTCAAGGACGTGTTGGGCTACCACATTCTCGGGCCGCAGGGCGCTGACTCTGGGCGCAAGCTGGCCTGTGGCGACGTGGGCGCGGGTAAGATGACTGAGTGGACCGACATCGTTTCCATCATCCGCGGGTatgccgcgctcgcgcgcacgcgcacacGCTCGAAGAAGGCTATGAACGCGACGCTGCgcacgctcctcgtcgagaccgagatggatggggaggacgagatcgcGAACGGGAACGGCGATGTCGTTGTCACGAAGGAGGCCCTCGCCCCGGCTGTGACCGTAGGCCAGACGAAACAGTTGTCCGGCGGTATCGCTTCCGGACTGCAGCGGCCTGCGCACGCTCTGCACGCACTCTCTGCTCTCGTCCTTTCGGTCCTAAACGGCACATTTCTGATGCCTGTCCTGCACGTCGCCGCCTTATTCCTCTCGGCCCTCTTCGCCACTCTCGCCGCTCCTCTCTCGCTCTTTCGATTTCTTCTCACGCCGCTGCTGATCCTTCTGCACGTCGTCTTCACCCTCTCCTCGATCACGCTACGTGTGTTCCAGACGCGCTCTGACAGCCCGCGCGAGCTGACAAAGcggccgccctcgcacGTCGcactcatcctcgtcgatggcggGGACCCGCAGCTCATGGCGGTGCGTTTCGTCGAGAGCGTGCGTCGAGCCATTCTGTGGGCCGCCGAATGGGGTGTCCACGACGTCAGTGTGTGGGACACGGCTGGTCTCGGTGTTCGCTTCCACTCGGCCGTGACGCACAgtctcctcaacctcccgccctctccaccctcgAGTTCGGCGTCACCGCGTACCAGCTccgacgccggcgtcaGCGGACACGTTGGAGACGACACCGTCGCCTCGAGCGTGTACGTCAACAGCCCCACTggtccgcgccgcgtcgaggtacATTTCCTCGCTCCCTCCGCGACGGACACGGTCACCCGCGTAAcacgccgcctcgccgccgacggcgtGCACGATATCGACCAGGCcacgctcgacgcggcgaTTAAGGCTGACCTCCGCCTTCCCTCAGACCCCGAACTCGCGATCATCCACGACCTGTCGCCGCCTGGCTTCCTGCGTGGCCTCCTGCCGCGTCCTGCGCCCGAGCTCCACGGCTTCCCCGCTTGGCTTCTGCGCATTACGGAGATCTACGCGCACCCTCCCCGCCTCCCGCTCCAGGTGCCGTTCGTCGGCAAGCTGCTGCACAACTCACCGCTTCCCATCCTGCGCAAGTTTGGCGCTTCCTTTCCTTCCAGCTTAGACGAGGGCGtgctcgactcggacgagtgggagggtgCGCAAGCGGCGTGGGAGGGCGTCGATCAACGCCGCGGCAAGTAGAGCCCGCGCGTGGTTATAGATTAGACACGAACCGGATCCAAGCCTGTCATAAAACCATTACGAACGGAACGCCCAGCCTGTAGTATCATCTATGCATCCGCTCTATGCGTCGAATGGAGCGCCGGGAAGCCGGTGCATTAGCTCAGTGTTATGAATGTCGAATGTGGGTGGCGATCCGCCGGATATGTGTCTACCTCAAAGTCTAGCCTCGCGCCTACCAGTCCACATCCCCATTCACGCCGGCAGTATATGCCTCGTGCCCGTACAGGATGGCGAAGAAGATGAACGCGATGGAGCCGGCAATCGTaactgctgtcagcttcgGAGGAACCGGTATAAGCTCACTTTTCTTCACCGAGAGCTTGGTCGAGATCCATCTCCCAGCAATGACGGCCATGAGGGTGCACAGCGCGTGGCCAAGAATGGTACCGAACGCAATGACGGGCACGGACTGGGTATCAGCAGTGTTTGGGACATTCTCAGCGGATCCCCGCCGGCTCCACACTCACATGTGCACCTGCCATGGCGATAGTAGTGATCTGCGAGCGGTCGCCCCACTCGCCAAGGAAAGTTAGAATGAAAGCCTGCGCAAAAACAGGGTTCGTAACCATCTGCAGTCCCGAGCGACAGCTCTCCCGTGCCTGTGCGATAAACGGAGCGTCCTTGAGCGGCCCGACCCCAGGGATGGAGATCTGGATACTCGGCCTGCTGCGGGaccgcgacgccgtccGCCGCCCACGCTCGGGTGCGCGTCCGCGCTCCGGAGCTGGCGACTCTGTCCTCCCACTCAGCCCCTTTGAGAGTGGACGAGCAACCCGTCCCTCCTCGATCGCCTCGAGCGGCATCGCGCCCCGCATGGTTGGGTCATGCTCCGcgctgtcctcctcgatctcctctTCGGCCTCACGCATttcctcggccatctcgtcgccctGCATGTGTCGCGACTCTTGGGCCATCTTGACTccgaagacgaggaagagcgccgcggccgcccaGAGCGTCCACACCTGGGGTCAGATCCACACCAagcgagctcgagatcACAGGGACGCGGACAAAGGATGGGGAATGAGGCGGTGGCCGTTTCCCTACCCGATATGCTGTGGAACAACACCGTACCGCTGCCATCATCGCCCCAAAAGAGGCGCGAAAGGCGGCGCCTCGACTCACCTTTGGAACGAGCCCGAGGATGAACTTGCCCAGCGCGGCACTGAGCACCGACATGATCACCAGGCTGCCGAAGGCGCCAGCGAAGACGGTGACGCGGCTGTGTTTGGACGCCAGGATGGCCGCAATGAGGAACGTCTTGTCGCCTGAGGTCAGTACCGTAGTCCAGCGTAGTTGATAGTTGCGGGTTGGACGGCCGCGCCTTGCACACATCGCGTACGCACCGATTTCAGAGACGACGATCATGATGAACGCTTGGTAGAAGGcgtctggtgtgagcgcTGGCGCAGGGGGCGCGCACGAAAGTTGCCTTCCTCTGGTGTTTTCTCTGCCATATTGTTTGTGAATGGTTGATAGTGGATgtggtggagaggtggagagtCGAAATGGCAAGTTGAGTTGTAGGTGATCGGGGAGTCGGACCGTTCAAACAAAGTAAACGTGTTCCGTTTGATATCTTGGGGCCGAATGATTAGAACCCATTAGAAACGATGTTTTAGAATTGCGGCAGTTGCTTTGCGGCACCATTTACATCCGAGAATTAGCCGAAAAAAGACGGACACGTGGCTCCGACCACGTCCTTGCTGGCCTTAGGTCTCGAGTGcaaccaccttccttccttgTAGACACTGAACACTCGCTAATTGCCACCTAACCATGTCTAGGCAAGGTAATCTCCGCTTCGACCGAGCTAATGACAGACAAGGCGACTACGGAGCGCAACGCGCGCAtcctccgcgacctcgtcaagcagCCCGACAACAAGAATTGTGCCGACTGCCGGAAGAATGGTGCGTGACGTACCGACCtagctgactccagacgCGCGCTGGGCCTCCTGGAACCTGTGAGCTCCATAATATCAGCCCCAGCTAACGGCAGCGGCGTGTTTGTCTGTATCCGCTGCTCGGGTATCCACCGCGCGATGGGCACGCACATTTCGAAGGGTCAGCTCCCGGCGCTTCTGGATGCTGACACGCAGTTAAGAGCATCGACCTAGATATCTGGACGCCCGAGCAGATGGACGTGAGCTTCCAGGTCTATGTGCAACTAACAACAGAACATCCAGAAGTGGGGCAACACGCGCGCCAACGCGTACTGGGAGCGCCACCTCAAGGCCGGCCACGTCCCGCCCGACCAGTGAGCTCTGCACTCCGACGAacgagctgacagcagcaaaATCGAGTCGTTCATTCGGAGCAAGTACGAGAGTCGCCGGTGGGCTATGGAGggcccgccgcccgccgaTCCGAGCGTGCTAGACGGTGCCGGGCCGAGCGGCACAGCCTCCCCTCCAGCCGCGCACCCCGCGGCTCGTCCACAGGCTCCCGCGCAGGCGCGGCCGACTCCGACCGTGTCGGCTCCCGCACCTCGACAGGGTGGTGCGCACCCACTCCTCTCGCGCCAGTCGCGTTCCCAACCCACTGCGGCCCCAGCACCTGCTCCTCTACTGAACTTCCTCGACGATGGACCGTCTGGACATGCCTCAGCGTCAAAGGCTACCTCCCCTCCCGCCGCTGCTCCTGCCGCCCGACCTGCTCAGCCTGCTACGACGGCAGCCAAAGCTGCCGCTCCGACGGCCGCGCCTCAGTCGAACATCTTTGATCTCGACTTCAAAGCGCCATCCCCGCCTGCGCAGAAGCAACAGTCGTCGAAGAACGACATCATGAGCCTGTTCTCCCAGCcgcaacagcagcagcagcagggaAACTTCTTCAACCAGAACCAGAGCTCACAGTTTGGCTCGTGGAACGGTGGGGGCACCAGCACCCAGCCGCCGACAGGACAGGCGACCGCTGCGCCCGTGCCGACATGGGGAGGCGGTTTTGGAGACCAGGCGGCGTGGGGTGCTTCTCAGCAGCAGgctcagcagcagcagggaTGGGGCCAGCCGCCGCAGGctcagcagcagccgcagcaggGGTGGGGTCAGAACACTACCGCCAGTGCCAACACCTGGGGATCTGACCCGTGGGCCCAGCCTGCTCAGCCTGCTCAGGCCCAACCTACTccgaagaaggacgacCGCGACCCATTCGCTAACATTTGGGGCTAGAGGCCTCGGCCGTTGTACAGCGTAGGCGCATATCATCATGTTTGAATAAAGTGTAGAGCGCATGGCGAGTCTAGTTGCCAAAAAGCAGATTGCTTCCTCGTGCTGTGTTGTGTGTAGCCACACGTCCGTCTGGTCATGCCTCTGCGCAACCTGTCTGTACTTGCTTTACACAGATGTGCTTATACACAAGTACACAAGTACACAGGATGACCAACTCAGACGCCTGATCTGGATGATCACATCAACTTCAGGTTTGCATTCTTTCTATTCAATATTCTGCGGATTGGCGTTTCGTCTACCCGACAcgcaggccaaggaggaagCCCGCAACAAACGTCGCGCGCTCTGTCAGTCAGCTTCTGATCTACCTTCTCGAGCTGACAAGTCAGCCCCAACTCACGCTGGAAGTTGGCCGTCAGGAAGTCGATGAAGCCGTTCAGCAGGCCCTGCGCCGTGGGGTACACGACTTGGCCATTCTCGTCCGTGTTCGCAAACGTGCCGTCGTAGCTCTTGGAAACTGCGTTCCAGTCGACAGTCACGTATCTCTTAGACTGGAGGTACTGGAGGAGCACAAACACgccaccgaggaggaacgcgacgagcttgaaCCCCTTCTTGACGAATACGCCAGCGCAGATACCCGTGAGAGCGCCAAACGTGAGTGTGGGCAGCGAGACGATGCTCTCGGCGGGCGGGTCAGCGGCGGTCTGGGGAATCGGCAGCTCGGCGGGACCAGCACGCGCGGGTTTGATGTTTGTGCCGTCACAGCGGACGGTACGGGTCGTGAGCGCGAATCCGGCGAGTCCCAGGCCAATCGAGTACAGGAGAGTGCTGTTGTTCTTGCGGGCCGGCGCGGCACGAGTTACAGCGTGAGTGTCGTTCACCCGCTTGAACGGGTTAGCGGGGCGGGCCGCGCGGGTCTCCTGAAGGAAATGGAAGCCGCGCTTCTGGACTGTAGGACGCGCGATTCGCGCCAGTTGCGGGAGGAGGCCTGGTCGGAGAGACatgggtgatggtgatggagTGATTGTGCAATCCCCAAAGCTACGCCGGCGGCCATCTAGTGACGCGCTCCGGGATGCAATGGGACGGTTACGTCATGTACGCGGAGATTACTGTCTCTCCGTAAAGTTGTGATGGAGGTTGCTCGAAGTTCGAAAAGTTGGTCAGCATCAACAAAATACCATGTCCGACCTCGAGTGGGCGCTCGCGAGCCTCTCTGCGCCGTCTGGGAGTAGCCGGGCGGCAGAAATCGTCACAGCGGTCAAGGGCGCCGACTtccgcgccgtcgtctTCAGCAAGGAAGGTACGGAcgtgctcgcgctcgttcccaacctcctcgacgggcTGCAGGAGGGCGCGACAGACTCGGactcttcttcctccccaaAGGTCTCCGATGAAGACGCGTTTGTTCTGCTGGCGGTAGCGGTCGCGCTGCAACACGCCTTCGTCCAGGCCAACTGGACTGGCCCGAACCTCGACTTTGGACCTGCCGACGTGATCGCGGCCGTGCGCGGCggtgaggtcggcgacgcggacgcCGCCAATGCTGCGGCCAACGCTGGCGCCCTTCCAGCTCTCACCATCCTGGGTGAGCCGGCATaccacctcgccgctcATCCCGCCCTCTTTCTCCTCTCCGTGCGCCTGCTAGCCTACCTGCAGAAGTCTGCCGCGCTCAAGACCCTCCCCTGGTGGCTCCTGCGCAgccacctcgtccacctTGCCCTGCTTGACGAGCCTGTTGCTTTGTCAGACGACATAATTCAGGAGGTTATTGCTCTGGT from Cutaneotrichosporon cavernicola HIS019 DNA, chromosome: 2 harbors:
- a CDS encoding uncharacterized protein (Flavoprotein), whose product is MSSRLEATSAILGEYMLKGWTLTDLVCRQCQTTPLMRQPAAEAQREGRAPIQFCASCDGGPSGASASSPGGASQYESAASQELSPPSTPTRTRDIFSLSGASPTPPPASHAASAVGDPDAAADAISDLLLKGYALLSSTCPESTCRGIPLVGFPRRRDGSNDPRRECVSCGQRWVDEKDLAASGLRVSASVSSAATSLVATPTPARAGPPLRPATPSETGDEAESPQTRARRELYDQGNAIMQARADADAMKKAEEEALKMAGLDGRGMPLVLEAGPSTLEVKSKRSEKKKKDKGPTPSIRSRPFASDDHRPASPDGKLRVVLVTTGSVASIKMPLIVEALGADANVEVQVVATGSSLHFYDSSAIEAAHDGVGVWADADEWSDWKKIGDPILHIELRRWADLVVVVPCSADMLAKIAGGICDNLALSMLRALDGTPVVLCPAMNTFMYSHPLTQRHVQFLKDVLGYHILGPQGADSGRKLACGDVGAGKMTEWTDIVSIIRGYAALARTRTRSKKAMNATLRTLLVETEMDGEDEIANGNGDVVVTKEALAPAVTVGQTKQLSGGIASGLQRPAHALHALSALVLSVLNGTFLMPVLHVAALFLSALFATLAAPLSLFRFLLTPLLILLHVVFTLSSITLRVFQTRSDSPRELTKRPPSHVALILVDGGDPQLMAVRFVESVRRAILWAAEWGVHDVSVWDTAGLGVRFHSAVTHSLLNLPPSPPSSSASPRTSSDAGVSGHVGDDTVASSVYVNSPTGPRRVEVHFLAPSATDTVTRVTRRLAADGVHDIDQATLDAAIKADLRLPSDPELAIIHDLSPPGFLRGLLPRPAPELHGFPAWLLRITEIYAHPPRLPLQVPFVGKLLHNSPLPILRKFGASFPSSLDEGVLDSDEWEGAQAAWEGVDQRRGK
- the GDT1 gene encoding uncharacterized protein (Uncharacterized protein family UPF0016), with protein sequence MAEKTPEEGNFHAFYQAFIMIVVSEIGDKTFLIAAILASKHSRVTVFAGAFGSLVIMSVLSAALGKFILGLVPKVWTLWAAAALFLVFGVKMAQESRHMQGDEMAEEMREAEEEIEEDSAEHDPTMRGAMPLEAIEEGRVARPLSKGLSGRTESPAPERGRAPERGRRTASRSRSRPSIQISIPGVGPLKDAPFIAQARESCRSGLQMVTNPVFAQAFILTFLGEWGDRSQITTIAMAGAHSVPVIAFGTILGHALCTLMAVIAGRWISTKLSVKKITIAGSIAFIFFAILYGHEAYTAGVNGDVDW
- the AGE2 gene encoding uncharacterized protein (Putative GTPase activating protein for Arf); its protein translation is MSRQDKATTERNARILRDLVKQPDNKNCADCRKNDARWASWNLGVFVCIRCSGIHRAMGTHISKVKSIDLDIWTPEQMDKWGNTRANAYWERHLKAGHVPPDHKIESFIRSKYESRRWAMEGPPPADPSVLDGAGPSGTASPPAAHPAARPQAPAQARPTPTVSAPAPRQGGAHPLLSRQSRSQPTAAPAPAPLLNFLDDGPSGHASASKATSPPAAAPAARPAQPATTAAKAAAPTAAPQSNIFDLDFKAPSPPAQKQQSSKNDIMSLFSQPQQQQQQGNFFNQNQSSQFGSWNGGGTSTQPPTGQATAAPVPTWGGGFGDQAAWGASQQQAQQQQGWGQPPQAQQQPQQGWGQNTTASANTWGSDPWAQPAQPAQAQPTPKKDDRDPFANIWG
- the PPM1 gene encoding uncharacterized protein (Leucine carboxyl methyltransferase), yielding MSLRPGLLPQLARIARPTVQKRGFHFLQETRAARPANPFKRVNDTHAVTRAAPARKNNSTLLYSIGLGLAGFALTTRTVRCDGTNIKPARAGPAELPIPQTAADPPAESIVSLPTLTFGALTGICAGVFVKKGFKLVAFLLGGVFVLLQYLQSKRYVTVDWNAVSKSYDGTFANTDENGQVVYPTAQGLLNGFIDFLTANFQQRATFVAGFLLGLRVG